One region of Effusibacillus lacus genomic DNA includes:
- a CDS encoding NUDIX domain-containing protein — MFLRKKVQLEMDYIPYGGAGYANFRLLQRTTKKIETELIFSPSVAAIIRNDQGEILLMLDAISNIWSIPAGAIELGETPAEAVIREVWEETGLKVSPKHLLGVFGGKDFRWIYPDGNQVEYVTFVFECEVESGTLHAIDGESADFRYFNPSAMPDLQFPYPKEIFYPKATESTFFQKPPLGNQTSEDM, encoded by the coding sequence GTGTTTTTAAGAAAAAAAGTACAACTTGAAATGGACTACATTCCTTATGGAGGTGCGGGATATGCCAATTTCCGATTATTACAAAGAACTACGAAAAAAATTGAAACTGAACTCATTTTCAGTCCTAGCGTGGCAGCAATTATCCGTAATGACCAAGGTGAAATTCTCTTAATGCTTGATGCCATCAGCAATATATGGAGCATACCCGCTGGTGCGATTGAACTCGGCGAAACACCTGCTGAAGCAGTTATTCGTGAAGTGTGGGAAGAAACGGGATTAAAGGTGAGTCCCAAACACTTACTTGGAGTATTTGGTGGAAAGGATTTTCGATGGATTTATCCTGACGGAAACCAAGTTGAATATGTCACCTTCGTTTTTGAATGTGAAGTTGAAAGCGGAACGCTGCACGCGATCGACGGTGAATCGGCGGATTTTAGGTACTTTAACCCTTCTGCTATGCCTGATCTTCAGTTCCCATACCCCAAAGAGATTTTTTATCCCAAGGCAACAGAAAGTACCTTCTTTCAGAAACCACCTTTAGGAAACCAGACGAGTGAAGATATGTGA
- a CDS encoding DUF1641 domain-containing protein: protein MTEIRIGAVAEAPIDQLLVEKLSDPQTIEHLVRLLDKLENVTFFLDMLENFLRRGPEIADSINDVVVMMRQSLSKPEYVARLEQALAAVRRMQEFLDSPQVQELFKSDVLDVRAVQLVGKVSRSMIQASTEASQTGAKRIGLLGLMRALTEPELQPALNFVLHFARNLSKELGDA, encoded by the coding sequence ATGACAGAAATTAGAATAGGAGCTGTCGCGGAGGCGCCGATCGATCAACTTTTGGTAGAGAAACTGTCGGATCCGCAGACGATCGAGCATCTGGTACGCCTGCTCGACAAGCTGGAGAATGTCACATTTTTCCTTGACATGTTGGAAAATTTTCTGCGTCGTGGGCCTGAAATCGCAGATTCGATCAATGATGTCGTGGTGATGATGCGACAAAGTTTGTCCAAGCCCGAATACGTGGCACGTTTAGAACAAGCTCTTGCCGCTGTGCGCCGGATGCAGGAGTTTCTCGATTCGCCCCAAGTTCAAGAGTTGTTCAAATCCGACGTTTTGGATGTGCGTGCGGTGCAATTGGTTGGCAAGGTGTCCCGTTCAATGATCCAGGCTTCTACAGAAGCGTCCCAGACGGGAGCGAAACGCATCGGACTCTTAGGACTCATGCGGGCATTGACTGAACCGGAGCTGCAGCCGGCTCTCAATTTTGTTCTCCATTTTGCGCGTAATTTATCGAAGGAGCTAGGCGATGCATGA
- the hypA gene encoding hydrogenase maturation nickel metallochaperone HypA, which translates to MHELSIAHSLVELAVEAAENSGIRRVQALYMKLGVLSGVVKEALEFSFDVVIEGTPLEGARLVIEDVPVKIFCPNCREARVLPEPFPMRCPLCGTKTGQVIEGREMELYALEGGEEDAGDDN; encoded by the coding sequence ATGCATGAACTGTCCATAGCTCACAGTCTGGTTGAATTGGCAGTCGAAGCGGCGGAAAATTCCGGGATTAGGCGGGTACAAGCGCTTTACATGAAACTTGGTGTCTTGTCGGGTGTGGTAAAAGAAGCCTTGGAATTTTCCTTTGATGTGGTGATTGAAGGAACGCCGCTTGAAGGAGCAAGGCTTGTGATTGAGGACGTTCCTGTAAAAATCTTCTGTCCGAATTGCCGGGAAGCCCGTGTTCTGCCTGAACCGTTTCCCATGCGCTGTCCACTGTGCGGAACAAAAACAGGCCAAGTGATTGAGGGACGCGAGATGGAATTGTATGCCTTAGAAGGAGGTGAAGAAGATGCAGGAGACGACAATTAG
- the hypB gene encoding hydrogenase nickel incorporation protein HypB, which translates to MQETTISPRIVEIRQNVLKKNDLLARDLRKRFQETGVYVVNLVSSPGAGKTTLLTELLSRLGKRHKAAALVGDLATENDAERLRQSGAKVRQIITGTVCHLEADMIERTLEGWDLNEIDFLFIENVGNLVCPASYDLGENQRVVLFSVTEGEDKPVKYPTIVNSADLAIITKIDLAEAVEFQRERFYEALNDVRSGIPVLEVSVRTGEGIDEWITRLEADREAFEKATGSL; encoded by the coding sequence ATGCAGGAGACGACAATTAGCCCCCGGATTGTTGAAATTCGCCAGAACGTACTTAAGAAAAATGACCTACTTGCACGGGATTTGCGAAAGCGGTTTCAGGAGACCGGCGTCTATGTGGTCAATTTGGTCTCCAGCCCTGGGGCCGGGAAAACTACACTGCTTACAGAATTGCTCAGCCGTCTTGGGAAACGGCATAAAGCAGCGGCGCTGGTGGGTGACCTGGCCACGGAAAACGATGCGGAACGACTGCGTCAAAGCGGGGCGAAAGTGCGTCAAATCATCACGGGGACAGTTTGTCACCTGGAAGCGGACATGATTGAGAGAACCCTGGAAGGGTGGGATTTAAACGAGATCGATTTTCTCTTTATCGAAAACGTTGGCAATCTCGTTTGTCCTGCCAGCTACGATTTGGGGGAAAATCAGCGTGTCGTTCTCTTTTCCGTGACCGAAGGCGAAGACAAGCCGGTGAAATATCCCACCATCGTCAACAGTGCCGACCTGGCGATCATTACGAAGATTGATTTGGCTGAGGCGGTGGAATTTCAGCGGGAACGCTTCTATGAAGCGCTTAACGATGTCCGGTCAGGCATCCCCGTTCTGGAAGTTTCGGTACGCACCGGGGAAGGGATCGACGAATGGATAACCCGCCTGGAGGCGGACAGGGAAGCGTTTGAAAAAGCGACCGGTTCCTTGTGA
- a CDS encoding hydrogenase small subunit, producing MLWMHGGACNGNTQSFLNAEEPTVIDLITDFGINILYHHSLSMEFGDQVHRLFDQILNDEVPLDIFVFEGTVIQGPNGTGHYDMLFDRPKKDWILEFAKKAQYVVAVGDCACWGGIPATKPNPSESTGLQYLKEERGGFLGSHFRSKAGLPVINIPGCPIHPDWVSQVLVAVATGRVGDVQLDDLQRPQTFFKTFTHSGCTRNQFFEWKEPVEEFGQGTRKGCLFYEQGCRGPMTRSSCNRILWNRQSSKTRAGMPCIGCTEPQFPYFDLAPGTVFKTQKVLGSIPKEVPTGTDPLSYSVNAAMARTVAPKLAKEDMFVP from the coding sequence GTGCTTTGGATGCACGGTGGTGCATGCAATGGGAACACCCAATCGTTTTTGAATGCCGAAGAACCGACAGTGATTGATTTGATCACCGATTTCGGCATCAACATTCTTTATCATCATTCGCTGTCCATGGAATTTGGCGACCAGGTGCACCGTTTGTTCGATCAAATCCTAAATGATGAAGTCCCATTGGATATCTTTGTTTTCGAGGGGACCGTCATTCAGGGGCCGAACGGAACCGGGCACTACGATATGCTTTTTGATCGCCCGAAGAAAGATTGGATTTTGGAATTTGCCAAGAAAGCCCAGTACGTTGTGGCCGTTGGCGACTGCGCATGTTGGGGCGGAATTCCGGCAACAAAACCCAATCCGTCAGAATCGACAGGCCTCCAATATCTGAAGGAGGAACGCGGCGGATTTCTCGGATCTCATTTCCGTTCAAAAGCGGGATTGCCGGTGATCAATATTCCCGGTTGCCCGATACACCCCGATTGGGTTTCGCAGGTTCTCGTCGCCGTTGCCACAGGCCGCGTGGGAGACGTCCAGTTAGACGATTTGCAGCGGCCGCAAACGTTCTTTAAGACATTTACCCATAGCGGGTGCACCCGTAATCAATTCTTTGAATGGAAGGAGCCTGTGGAAGAGTTCGGGCAGGGTACGCGGAAAGGCTGTTTGTTCTATGAACAAGGTTGCCGGGGTCCAATGACCCGTTCGTCATGCAATCGCATTCTCTGGAACCGTCAATCTTCGAAGACCCGGGCTGGAATGCCCTGCATCGGTTGTACGGAACCTCAGTTCCCCTACTTCGATTTGGCACCGGGTACGGTCTTCAAGACACAAAAGGTTCTTGGCTCCATTCCTAAGGAAGTGCCGACAGGGACCGACCCGTTAAGCTACTCCGTCAATGCGGCAATGGCCCGGACGGTGGCGCCAAAATTGGCGAAGGAAGATATGTTTGTTCCATAA
- a CDS encoding nickel-dependent hydrogenase large subunit, with product MNKQETMFKSQKMEVKVHSLGRVEGDLDVKVIVEDGVVVDAWTEATMFRGFEMILKGKDPLAGLIVTPRICGICGGSHLTKAVYALDTAWGTEVPPNATLIRNIAQAAETIQSIPRWFYALFAIGLTHQNYASSKLYDEVVRRWAPFEGEHYEIGVTVSAKPVEIYAIFGGQWPHSSFMVPGGVVSAPSLSDITRSISILEYYRENWLEKIFLGSSVERWLENKTWADVLAWLDEKPEHRDSDLGLFIRYGMEIGLDKYGAGPGRYLAAGNFFHPQKYRYPTIEGRNEALIARSGVFDGEEYHDFDQARVREDHTHSFYRGSGSLHPFEGVTEPVDPVEGQKEGKYTFAKAPRYDLPGVGEIPMEVGPLARQVMAGRPGAEKWQDYDPLFLNIIKEVGPSAMVRVLARVHEAAKYYLRMHEWLKQIDLNEKFYIKPKELPEGRGFGATEAARGALADWIHIKDGKIENYQVVTPTAWNISPRDRHGQRGPIETAMIGVPVRNPEDPVELAHLAQSYDSCLVCTVHAYDAKSHKELAKYEVIKI from the coding sequence ATGAATAAGCAAGAAACGATGTTTAAAAGCCAAAAAATGGAAGTCAAAGTCCATTCGCTTGGACGAGTGGAAGGTGATTTGGACGTTAAAGTGATTGTTGAAGATGGGGTCGTGGTGGATGCCTGGACGGAAGCCACCATGTTCCGTGGATTTGAAATGATTCTGAAAGGAAAAGATCCACTGGCGGGTCTTATTGTCACCCCACGGATCTGCGGCATTTGCGGCGGCAGCCATCTTACCAAGGCAGTCTATGCGTTAGATACAGCCTGGGGTACGGAAGTACCGCCCAACGCGACGCTTATTCGCAACATTGCCCAGGCAGCCGAAACGATCCAGAGCATTCCTCGCTGGTTCTATGCGCTGTTCGCCATCGGTTTGACGCATCAAAACTATGCCTCTTCCAAACTGTACGATGAAGTGGTTCGCCGTTGGGCCCCATTTGAGGGGGAGCATTATGAAATTGGTGTCACCGTCTCGGCCAAACCTGTGGAAATTTATGCGATCTTCGGCGGACAATGGCCCCATTCCAGCTTCATGGTTCCTGGAGGTGTGGTAAGTGCTCCTTCACTGTCCGACATTACCCGTTCCATTTCGATTTTGGAATATTATCGTGAAAATTGGCTGGAGAAAATTTTCCTCGGCTCGTCCGTTGAACGATGGTTGGAAAACAAAACCTGGGCAGACGTTCTGGCATGGCTCGATGAGAAACCTGAGCACCGAGATTCCGACCTTGGATTATTCATTCGATACGGTATGGAAATCGGCTTGGACAAATACGGGGCGGGTCCGGGACGTTATTTAGCGGCGGGGAACTTTTTCCATCCCCAGAAATACCGCTATCCTACCATTGAGGGTCGCAACGAGGCGTTAATTGCCCGTTCCGGAGTGTTTGACGGAGAGGAATACCACGATTTTGATCAAGCTCGTGTACGTGAGGACCACACTCATTCCTTCTATCGAGGATCCGGTTCCCTGCACCCGTTTGAAGGGGTAACTGAACCCGTTGATCCGGTAGAGGGGCAAAAAGAAGGGAAATATACCTTTGCCAAAGCGCCGCGGTATGACCTTCCGGGCGTTGGGGAGATTCCAATGGAAGTTGGGCCGTTGGCCCGACAAGTGATGGCTGGTCGACCGGGAGCCGAAAAATGGCAAGATTATGATCCTCTCTTTTTAAATATAATCAAGGAAGTCGGGCCCAGTGCGATGGTGCGGGTTCTGGCTCGTGTGCACGAAGCGGCCAAGTATTATTTGCGCATGCACGAGTGGCTGAAGCAGATCGATTTAAATGAGAAATTTTACATTAAGCCGAAAGAACTGCCGGAAGGGCGCGGGTTTGGGGCTACAGAAGCGGCCCGTGGTGCGCTGGCTGACTGGATTCACATCAAGGACGGAAAGATCGAAAACTATCAGGTTGTCACACCGACTGCTTGGAACATCAGCCCGCGGGATCGCCACGGCCAGCGGGGGCCCATCGAGACGGCCATGATCGGCGTGCCCGTCAGGAATCCTGAAGATCCGGTCGAACTGGCCCATCTTGCGCAAAGCTACGATTCGTGCCTGGTCTGTACCGTTCATGCTTACGACGCCAAGTCGCATAAAGAATTGGCCAAATATGAGGTCATCAAGATCTAA
- a CDS encoding hydrogenase maturation protease, with the protein MTVIIGCGNLLRSDDGAGPMLIRKLWEHGVPPGVRLADGGTAGMDVTFQIGDAEELILVDVCKTGAEPGTIFEVPGEEVEAPPLKNANLHDFRWDNAIAVGRWLLKDRFPKKVTVFLVEAENLSHGFGLSPAVEAATDRLAEELLQRL; encoded by the coding sequence GTGACCGTCATTATTGGATGCGGCAATTTACTGCGCAGCGATGACGGGGCGGGTCCGATGCTGATCCGAAAACTGTGGGAGCATGGGGTTCCCCCGGGAGTGCGCTTGGCTGATGGCGGGACGGCCGGTATGGATGTGACCTTTCAGATCGGGGATGCAGAGGAATTAATCCTGGTTGACGTCTGCAAGACAGGAGCTGAACCGGGTACAATTTTTGAAGTTCCCGGAGAGGAAGTAGAAGCGCCCCCTCTAAAAAATGCCAATCTCCACGATTTTCGTTGGGATAACGCAATTGCCGTGGGACGTTGGCTGCTTAAAGACCGCTTCCCGAAAAAAGTGACGGTCTTCCTCGTCGAAGCAGAAAACTTGTCCCACGGGTTTGGCTTGTCTCCCGCGGTGGAAGCCGCCACAGACCGTTTGGCAGAGGAGCTGCTCCAGCGTTTGTGA
- a CDS encoding tetratricopeptide repeat protein, with amino-acid sequence MALLPNSPEGLYNRFILEPQIHSYTLAKQALNGDVSLLLDAVAWRLGLLDTPPPYANTDGEVRAFLLATQAYEAIQQNDWSNGLDILLEAANTVKDVSPVFSSRLQAEWAATKQMLGDHGQDTVEGYRSAIKLLDSSSFQEARAELWFQLGTAYQSDANGRKGPLLETVKCYHEALKVYQRDTHPEAYAMVHMNLALAYLAMPSLDRGASLRTAVAIQSLREALRIFQKDTHPELWASATINLANALQHVKTSHPEENLWEAVALYEDVLGVRRPEDDPPGYARVLANQGNALAHLGAFSRAVPRLEKACHLFRAEGEHDAAEAVETILAEIARKRAETTSTETT; translated from the coding sequence TTGGCGTTATTGCCGAACAGCCCGGAAGGACTGTACAACCGTTTTATCCTGGAGCCGCAGATCCACTCCTATACTTTGGCCAAACAAGCGCTCAATGGGGACGTTTCCCTGCTTTTGGACGCTGTGGCATGGCGTCTTGGTTTGCTCGATACGCCTCCTCCTTATGCCAACACCGACGGGGAAGTGCGGGCGTTTCTGCTGGCCACCCAGGCCTATGAGGCGATTCAACAAAACGATTGGTCAAATGGACTCGACATCCTTCTGGAAGCGGCCAACACGGTCAAGGATGTGTCGCCGGTTTTTTCCTCCAGGCTCCAGGCAGAATGGGCGGCTACGAAACAGATGCTTGGTGATCATGGACAGGATACGGTGGAGGGATACCGCAGCGCCATCAAGCTTTTGGATTCCTCTTCCTTCCAGGAAGCCCGGGCAGAACTTTGGTTTCAGTTGGGAACTGCGTATCAAAGTGACGCCAATGGGCGGAAAGGCCCTCTCCTGGAAACGGTCAAATGTTACCATGAGGCGTTAAAAGTCTATCAAAGGGACACGCATCCCGAAGCTTATGCGATGGTGCATATGAATCTGGCCTTGGCGTATCTGGCCATGCCCTCTTTGGACCGCGGCGCCAGTTTGCGCACTGCTGTCGCCATACAGTCGCTGCGGGAAGCCTTGCGCATTTTTCAAAAAGACACACATCCGGAGCTTTGGGCAAGCGCAACCATCAATCTGGCCAACGCTTTGCAGCATGTGAAAACGTCTCACCCGGAAGAAAACCTTTGGGAAGCTGTGGCGCTATATGAAGACGTGCTTGGAGTCCGCCGCCCTGAGGACGATCCGCCTGGATATGCCCGGGTTCTGGCCAACCAAGGAAATGCCTTGGCACATTTGGGTGCGTTTTCCCGGGCGGTACCCCGCCTGGAGAAGGCATGTCACCTGTTCCGGGCAGAGGGTGAACATGATGCGGCAGAGGCTGTAGAGACCATTTTGGCTGAAATTGCACGCAAACGGGCGGAAACGACATCGACGGAAACAACGTGA
- a CDS encoding NifU family protein, whose product MRVEQEDFQALAEHVDRVLDSIKELPEDTRAKALELKKAIEAFHEHALRKLVRTIRETDAGKGLLLKAVEDSAVYAMLFMHGIIKQDLFTRVAVVLEEVRPYMRSHGGDVELVKVEGETVYVRLHGACSGCSMSAKTLKDGVEEAIKARIPEIEEVVMAEEEVDTGYMLLPVLDDAGNLEQNGWLRGPSISQLEEGRQVRVSLEECDILLVRIDGKVMAFRNQCPHMGMSLDGGLVDGNAITCPWHGFRFNLSTGECITAPHMQLEPFPVRVEDQWIWVRIG is encoded by the coding sequence ATGAGAGTCGAGCAGGAGGACTTCCAGGCCCTGGCCGAACACGTGGACCGGGTGTTGGACTCGATCAAAGAGCTGCCGGAGGATACACGCGCGAAGGCGCTGGAATTAAAAAAGGCCATTGAGGCGTTTCATGAACATGCCCTTCGTAAGCTTGTCCGAACCATTCGTGAAACGGACGCGGGCAAGGGATTGTTGCTGAAAGCGGTGGAAGATTCAGCCGTTTATGCCATGCTTTTCATGCATGGGATCATCAAGCAGGATCTGTTCACCCGCGTTGCTGTAGTGCTCGAAGAAGTACGTCCCTATATGCGCTCTCACGGCGGCGACGTGGAGTTGGTGAAAGTTGAAGGGGAAACGGTGTACGTCCGCCTGCACGGCGCATGCTCCGGCTGTTCCATGTCAGCCAAGACGTTGAAAGACGGAGTCGAGGAAGCAATCAAAGCACGCATTCCGGAGATTGAAGAGGTGGTCATGGCGGAGGAGGAAGTTGATACCGGCTATATGCTGTTGCCCGTTCTCGATGATGCCGGAAACCTGGAACAAAATGGATGGTTGAGAGGTCCGTCCATTTCGCAGCTGGAAGAAGGGCGGCAGGTCCGGGTGTCCCTTGAGGAGTGCGACATCTTGCTGGTGCGCATAGATGGAAAGGTGATGGCCTTCCGGAATCAGTGTCCCCATATGGGGATGTCTCTCGACGGGGGGCTCGTGGACGGAAATGCGATTACCTGTCCGTGGCACGGTTTTCGTTTTAATTTGTCAACCGGGGAATGTATCACGGCCCCCCATATGCAGTTGGAACCGTTTCCGGTACGAGTGGAGGATCAGTGGATATGGGTACGGATAGGTTGA
- a CDS encoding NHL repeat-containing protein, which produces MGTDRLTAYPERWLGGTAPGGLALPPARPNRIHLYAPRGVYMDDDVIVVADSGNHRVLIWYGWPGNDHAPADVVLGQADFETEGPGLFHLPTGVAVIEGRLFVADAWHHRLLIWDRLPEENDQPPDHVLGQPDLAGTAPNRGGEVGPTGFYWPYGFAWIDGWFYVADTGNRRVLGWRGIPEDRRDPDLVLGQPDAYLNSENRGKGVGEDTFRWPHALAGDGRTLFVADAGNHRVLGYTPPPEKDRPAELVLGQKDFTGSFELPHVPQGPRRFRFPYGIALFGDLLAVADTANSRVLLYTGLPREGAYHPASHVIGQTDFDGSGENRWQAVAWDTLCWPYGIWFHRNRLAIADSGNNRVMVWRVEFS; this is translated from the coding sequence ATGGGTACGGATAGGTTGACCGCTTACCCCGAGCGTTGGCTGGGGGGAACAGCTCCCGGAGGACTTGCACTTCCGCCGGCCCGGCCGAACCGGATTCATCTGTATGCGCCGAGGGGGGTGTATATGGACGATGACGTCATCGTGGTGGCTGACAGCGGCAATCATCGGGTGCTGATTTGGTACGGTTGGCCCGGGAACGATCATGCACCGGCTGACGTCGTTTTGGGACAGGCCGATTTTGAGACGGAGGGGCCCGGATTGTTTCACCTTCCGACCGGTGTGGCGGTGATCGAAGGGCGCTTGTTTGTCGCGGACGCATGGCACCATCGTCTTCTCATCTGGGATAGGTTGCCGGAAGAAAACGACCAGCCTCCCGATCATGTCCTTGGTCAGCCGGATTTGGCCGGCACGGCTCCGAACCGGGGAGGCGAAGTCGGCCCGACGGGATTTTACTGGCCTTATGGTTTCGCCTGGATTGATGGCTGGTTTTACGTGGCCGACACGGGGAACCGCAGGGTCTTGGGGTGGAGAGGCATCCCGGAAGACAGACGCGATCCCGATCTTGTTCTCGGTCAGCCGGATGCTTACTTAAACAGTGAAAACCGGGGAAAGGGTGTGGGGGAGGACACGTTCCGCTGGCCGCACGCTCTTGCCGGCGATGGCCGGACGCTGTTTGTGGCCGATGCCGGCAACCATCGTGTGCTGGGCTACACGCCACCCCCCGAGAAGGACCGGCCCGCCGAGCTTGTGCTCGGACAAAAAGATTTCACCGGGTCATTCGAACTCCCGCATGTTCCCCAAGGTCCCCGGCGGTTCCGGTTTCCCTACGGGATTGCATTATTCGGCGATCTGCTTGCGGTGGCGGATACGGCCAACAGCCGTGTTCTTCTTTATACCGGATTGCCGCGAGAAGGAGCGTATCATCCTGCGTCCCACGTGATCGGCCAGACCGACTTCGATGGATCGGGAGAAAACCGTTGGCAGGCTGTGGCATGGGACACTTTATGTTGGCCTTATGGAATCTGGTTTCATCGGAACCGTCTGGCGATTGCCGATTCCGGAAATAACCGTGTCATGGTATGGCGGGTTGAATTTTCATAA
- a CDS encoding HypC/HybG/HupF family hydrogenase formation chaperone, with protein MCLAIPGQIVELFDDDHHYAMVDVSGVRRKINIGLLKNEGIRLGDWVLIHVGFAMSKISEEQANEQLRLLRMLGESDEAMQEVMGYRFDEHGKEG; from the coding sequence ATGTGCTTGGCTATTCCCGGACAAATTGTGGAGCTTTTTGACGATGATCATCATTATGCCATGGTGGACGTTTCCGGCGTGCGAAGAAAAATTAACATTGGCCTGCTGAAAAATGAAGGAATCCGTCTTGGAGATTGGGTGCTCATCCATGTGGGATTTGCCATGAGCAAAATCAGTGAGGAACAAGCAAATGAACAGTTGAGACTGCTCAGAATGTTGGGAGAGTCAGACGAGGCCATGCAGGAGGTAATGGGGTACCGGTTTGATGAACATGGGAAAGAAGGGTGA
- the hypD gene encoding hydrogenase formation protein HypD — MTMKYVDEFRDSELILKTSEEIRRLVDPNYHYRIMEVCGGHTFSIFRFGLQNLLPENIELVHGPGCPVCVLPMGRMDDGLSIARQSDVIFTAFGDVMRVPGRLGTPLELRAKGADIRMIYSPLDALKIAIDHPDRKVVLFAIGFETTAPSTALTLLRARELNVPNFFVFSNHVLILPAIRAILDSPDMRIDGFIGPGHCSAVIGARPYEFIAKNYGKPVVISGFEPLDLLQSILMLVKQMREGRSEVENQYSRVVPSDGNISALKAMNEVFEVRPFFEWRGLGFISQSALKLRPEFSRWDAEVHFQVEGVRVTDPKAAQCGEVLKGVLKPHQCKLFGKECTPEHPVGALMVSSEGACAAYYHHVHLRQAVGE; from the coding sequence ATGACGATGAAATATGTTGACGAGTTTCGCGATTCGGAATTGATTCTCAAGACATCGGAAGAAATCCGTCGTCTCGTCGATCCGAATTACCACTACCGTATTATGGAGGTTTGCGGAGGTCATACGTTTTCGATTTTCCGATTCGGGTTGCAGAACCTGCTGCCGGAAAACATCGAACTGGTCCATGGGCCGGGATGTCCTGTATGTGTCCTTCCCATGGGTCGTATGGACGACGGCTTGTCCATTGCCCGACAGTCTGATGTGATCTTTACCGCTTTCGGTGACGTGATGCGGGTTCCGGGGCGGCTGGGAACCCCATTGGAACTCCGGGCCAAGGGAGCCGATATCCGTATGATTTACTCTCCCTTGGACGCTTTAAAGATTGCCATCGATCATCCCGATCGGAAAGTGGTGTTGTTTGCCATCGGCTTTGAAACGACGGCTCCGTCCACGGCGCTGACGCTCCTGCGCGCCCGCGAACTCAATGTGCCGAATTTTTTCGTTTTTTCCAATCATGTGCTCATTCTGCCGGCGATACGCGCGATCCTGGATTCTCCGGATATGCGTATCGACGGATTTATTGGACCTGGCCATTGCTCTGCGGTGATCGGCGCTCGTCCTTATGAATTTATCGCAAAAAATTACGGAAAACCTGTGGTCATCTCCGGTTTTGAGCCGCTGGATTTATTGCAATCCATCCTCATGCTGGTCAAACAGATGCGGGAAGGCCGTTCTGAAGTAGAAAATCAGTACAGCCGCGTTGTCCCTTCGGATGGGAACATTTCCGCGCTCAAAGCAATGAACGAAGTCTTTGAAGTCCGGCCCTTCTTCGAATGGCGCGGTCTCGGCTTCATCTCCCAGTCGGCTTTGAAACTGCGACCCGAATTCTCCCGGTGGGATGCGGAAGTTCACTTCCAAGTCGAAGGCGTTCGCGTCACCGATCCCAAGGCGGCTCAATGCGGTGAAGTGTTAAAAGGGGTGCTGAAACCGCATCAATGCAAATTGTTTGGCAAAGAATGTACGCCTGAACACCCTGTGGGCGCCCTCATGGTGTCGTCAGAAGGGGCATGCGCCGCATATTACCATCACGTCCATTTGCGTCAGGCGGTGGGCGAGTAG
- a CDS encoding HoxN/HupN/NixA family nickel/cobalt transporter, translated as MDGLVLLGIALFLGIRHSLDPDHVVAVSTLVSEERRLWPAAWLGFSWGVGHLIPIALVGLPLLILHLELAPQFEQFTDLGVAILLVLLGVVTLRRVIEERVHFDVHSHNKTVHGHFHRPGHRHPTVKLERRQWITFGFGLVHGLAGSGAVAVLAMQASPSLGMAILWLLLFALGTTLGMFAMTLFIAAPALTMASKRVAVHTGIRTVAGFVSLFFGGYMIWTILPELLA; from the coding sequence ATGGATGGGTTGGTTCTGCTCGGAATAGCCCTTTTTCTCGGTATACGTCATTCATTAGACCCGGATCATGTGGTGGCTGTTTCTACCCTGGTTTCTGAAGAACGGCGACTTTGGCCTGCCGCGTGGCTTGGCTTCAGTTGGGGGGTCGGTCACTTGATTCCCATCGCCCTCGTGGGGCTCCCTCTTTTAATTTTGCATTTAGAGTTGGCTCCTCAATTTGAACAATTCACCGACTTGGGTGTAGCTATTCTTCTGGTGTTACTGGGCGTGGTTACGCTCCGGCGCGTGATCGAAGAACGTGTCCATTTCGATGTCCATTCCCACAATAAAACGGTGCATGGACATTTTCATCGTCCCGGCCATCGCCACCCGACGGTGAAGTTGGAACGCCGTCAATGGATCACCTTTGGGTTCGGTCTGGTGCACGGCCTCGCGGGAAGCGGCGCTGTCGCAGTGTTGGCCATGCAGGCTTCGCCAAGCCTGGGGATGGCAATTCTTTGGCTCCTGCTTTTCGCCTTGGGTACGACCCTAGGGATGTTTGCCATGACGCTGTTCATTGCCGCGCCAGCCCTTACGATGGCTTCCAAGCGGGTCGCTGTCCACACCGGCATTCGGACGGTGGCGGGTTTTGTCAGCTTATTCTTTGGTGGTTATATGATCTGGACGATCCTGCCCGAATTGTTGGCATAA